In Halorhabdus tiamatea SARL4B, a genomic segment contains:
- a CDS encoding cob(I)yrinic acid a,c-diamide adenosyltransferase produces MVLYTGRGDEGQTDLLTGDRVSKTSPRIEAYGTVDELNALLGTIHPTDHADVADALRRVQNHLHVIQAEFAKPGATDDDTRIEAEHVERLESWIDEFDEDLPALDSFVLPGGSDGASVLHHARTVCRRAERRAVGLAETATGAVRESPLVYLNRLSDLLFVLARTLNHRAGVEEPSPTY; encoded by the coding sequence ATGGTACTGTACACTGGCCGCGGCGACGAGGGACAGACAGACCTTCTCACCGGCGATCGCGTCTCGAAGACGAGTCCGCGTATCGAGGCCTACGGGACAGTCGACGAGCTCAACGCGTTGCTCGGGACGATCCACCCGACCGACCACGCGGACGTCGCGGACGCACTCCGTCGCGTCCAGAACCATCTCCACGTGATCCAGGCCGAGTTCGCGAAGCCGGGAGCCACTGACGACGACACACGGATCGAAGCCGAGCACGTCGAGAGACTCGAGTCCTGGATCGACGAGTTCGACGAGGACTTGCCGGCACTGGATTCGTTCGTCCTCCCCGGCGGGAGTGACGGAGCGAGCGTCCTCCATCACGCCCGGACGGTCTGCCGTCGAGCCGAGCGTCGCGCTGTCGGACTCGCTGAAACCGCAACCGGTGCGGTTCGGGAATCGCCGCTGGTGTACCTTAATCGACTGTCAGACCTGCTGTTCGTCCTCGCCCGGACGCTCAATCACCGAGCCGGCGTCGAGGAACCGAGCCCCACATACTGA
- a CDS encoding shikimate kinase, whose amino-acid sequence MEGTAVAPAAGTVLNALATGTGSAFAIDAELRAEVRLEPDAPVSGTIAGEPDADTELIERCVELVTERFGNGEGGTVRTESNIPLAAGLKSSSAAANATVLATLSALDATSEVSRADAARIGVQAARDAGVTATGAFDDASASMLGGVTVTNNHEDELLARDTVEWDVLVWTPLERAYSADADIERCQQVAPMAELVADLALDGHYERAMTVNGLAFSAALGFSPEPLIEAMPHVAGVSLSGTGPSVTAVGNRDDLERVERLWEQREGTTWLTTTQTDGTRTR is encoded by the coding sequence ATGGAAGGGACGGCTGTCGCGCCGGCGGCTGGAACGGTCCTCAACGCGCTGGCGACGGGTACCGGCTCGGCGTTCGCCATCGACGCGGAGTTGCGTGCGGAGGTACGGCTCGAACCCGACGCGCCGGTCTCCGGGACGATCGCGGGCGAACCCGATGCCGACACGGAACTCATCGAACGTTGCGTCGAGTTGGTCACCGAGCGCTTCGGTAACGGCGAGGGCGGGACGGTTCGGACGGAGAGTAACATCCCGTTGGCCGCCGGCCTGAAGAGTTCGAGCGCGGCGGCGAACGCGACTGTCCTTGCAACCCTGTCGGCCCTCGACGCGACGTCGGAAGTGTCGCGGGCCGACGCCGCGCGGATCGGCGTCCAGGCTGCTCGGGACGCCGGCGTCACCGCGACGGGTGCGTTCGACGACGCGAGCGCGAGCATGCTCGGGGGTGTTACTGTGACGAACAATCACGAGGACGAACTCCTCGCCCGCGACACCGTCGAGTGGGACGTGCTGGTGTGGACGCCGCTCGAGCGCGCCTACAGTGCCGACGCCGACATCGAGCGGTGCCAGCAGGTCGCGCCGATGGCCGAGCTAGTCGCCGACCTCGCGCTCGATGGACACTACGAGCGGGCGATGACCGTCAACGGCCTGGCGTTTTCGGCGGCGCTCGGGTTCTCCCCGGAACCGTTGATCGAAGCGATGCCCCACGTCGCCGGTGTCTCGCTGTCGGGGACCGGCCCGAGTGTCACGGCGGTCGGGAACCGAGACGATTTAGAGCGCGTCGAACGACTCTGGGAACAACGAGAGGGTACGACATGGCTAACGACGACACAGACCGACGGTACACGGACGAGATGA
- a CDS encoding universal stress protein, with product MLDRILFPTDGSAGAMSTLEHALDLATDHDATVHVLTVQDEDIEDEDEDAGTELVELAADRVRERGLTPRTAIRSGRPYRQILDYADAEDVDLIVMPTHGRTGLERLLLGSVTARVIRLSDVPVLTACPDAELRYPYRRILVPTDGSRCANAALDVAVTLASVADVPLTALSVVEGSRNDANVRSSASRDRIDERAHDAVETAADVAREASLSDVSTAVVHGSSVHNEIEALVAENPIDLIVVGTHGRTGIDRYLFGGVTEKLVRTADVPVLTVREPNVA from the coding sequence ATGCTGGATCGGATCCTCTTTCCGACCGATGGGAGTGCGGGGGCGATGTCGACACTGGAACACGCCCTCGACCTGGCCACAGATCACGACGCGACGGTGCACGTCCTGACTGTCCAGGATGAAGACATCGAAGACGAAGACGAAGACGCCGGGACGGAACTCGTCGAACTCGCTGCCGATCGGGTCCGTGAACGCGGCCTCACGCCACGCACGGCGATTCGGTCTGGACGGCCCTACCGCCAGATTCTGGACTACGCCGATGCGGAAGACGTCGACCTCATCGTCATGCCGACCCACGGACGGACCGGTCTGGAACGACTGCTCCTGGGCAGTGTTACGGCGCGAGTCATCCGACTCTCGGACGTCCCCGTGTTGACTGCCTGTCCCGACGCCGAATTGCGATACCCCTATCGTCGGATCCTGGTGCCGACCGACGGCAGTCGGTGTGCGAACGCTGCCCTCGATGTCGCCGTTACCCTCGCCAGCGTGGCCGACGTCCCGCTGACCGCACTCTCGGTCGTCGAAGGATCGCGCAACGACGCCAACGTCCGCTCGTCGGCGAGTCGCGATCGAATCGACGAACGGGCTCACGATGCCGTCGAGACAGCCGCAGACGTGGCCCGCGAAGCCTCGCTCTCCGACGTATCGACGGCAGTCGTTCACGGTTCTTCCGTCCACAACGAGATCGAGGCCCTCGTCGCCGAAAATCCGATCGACCTGATCGTCGTCGGAACCCACGGCCGAACCGGGATCGATCGATACCTCTTCGGCGGCGTCACCGAGAAACTGGTTCGGACCGCCGACGTTCCCGTGCTCACCGTACGTGAACCGAACGTGGCGTGA
- a CDS encoding CoxG family protein: MSLRLEHVIEVSATPEEVWRFIADPEQRARYISVVEDYTIEGDRAATWEIALPIPVIDSTITVKTEDVERRDPEFVKFVGRSRAVRVVGEHELTPTEAGTRLTNTFTVEGRLPGVERFFKKNLEAEFENLEDGLEAFLAKK, encoded by the coding sequence ATGTCGCTTCGTCTGGAGCACGTCATCGAGGTGTCGGCCACGCCCGAAGAGGTCTGGCGGTTCATCGCCGACCCGGAGCAGCGTGCCAGGTATATCAGCGTCGTCGAGGACTACACGATCGAGGGGGACCGCGCGGCGACCTGGGAGATCGCGCTGCCGATCCCCGTCATCGACAGCACAATTACCGTCAAAACCGAGGACGTCGAACGACGCGACCCCGAGTTCGTGAAGTTCGTCGGCCGCTCGCGCGCGGTTCGGGTCGTCGGTGAACACGAACTCACGCCGACTGAGGCGGGCACCCGCCTTACCAACACCTTCACTGTCGAAGGACGGCTCCCCGGCGTCGAGCGCTTCTTCAAGAAAAACCTCGAAGCCGAATTCGAGAATCTCGAGGACGGACTCGAGGCGTTTCTCGCGAAAAAGTGA
- a CDS encoding chorismate mutase, producing the protein MANDDTDRRYTDEMSLDELREEIESIDRELVELIARRTYVADTIAAVKEERDLPTTDERQEQRVMDRAGANAEQFDVDANLVKAIFRLLIELNKVEQRENR; encoded by the coding sequence ATGGCTAACGACGACACAGACCGACGGTACACGGACGAGATGAGTCTCGACGAACTCCGCGAGGAGATCGAATCGATCGATCGCGAACTCGTCGAGCTGATCGCGCGACGGACCTACGTCGCCGACACGATCGCAGCGGTCAAGGAGGAACGCGATCTCCCGACGACCGACGAGCGTCAGGAACAGCGCGTGATGGACCGCGCCGGCGCGAACGCCGAACAGTTCGACGTCGACGCCAACCTCGTGAAGGCCATCTTCCGGCTGTTGATCGAGTTGAACAAGGTCGAACAGCGCGAAAACAGGTAG
- a CDS encoding DUF7525 family protein encodes MPATIDSEMGFGLTILFSVLAVLGALVMLLGAAENLIAAAGFALAVGAGSAAVGARHVFA; translated from the coding sequence ATGCCAGCCACGATCGACTCCGAGATGGGCTTCGGGCTGACGATACTCTTCAGCGTTCTCGCAGTACTCGGCGCGCTGGTCATGTTGTTGGGTGCGGCCGAGAATTTGATCGCTGCAGCGGGGTTCGCCCTCGCCGTCGGCGCAGGGTCGGCAGCCGTCGGCGCGCGTCACGTCTTTGCGTGA
- a CDS encoding response regulator encodes MPDEITVLLVDEDQDILDVTATFLERADDDMHAETYANVVDALDSLASAPEAIDCVISDYTMPEMTGVEFLERARKIDPALPFFAFTGREREDIKAELDDESFTGYVKKGTGTERYEELATEIRDAVEE; translated from the coding sequence ATGCCAGACGAAATTACTGTCCTCCTCGTCGATGAAGACCAGGACATCCTCGACGTCACAGCGACGTTCCTCGAGCGGGCCGACGACGATATGCACGCAGAGACGTACGCGAATGTGGTCGACGCACTCGACTCTCTCGCGTCTGCACCTGAGGCCATCGACTGCGTCATCAGCGATTACACGATGCCGGAGATGACGGGTGTCGAATTCTTAGAGCGCGCTCGCAAGATCGATCCAGCACTGCCGTTTTTCGCCTTTACCGGTAGAGAACGCGAGGACATCAAAGCGGAACTCGACGACGAGTCCTTCACCGGCTACGTCAAGAAGGGGACGGGAACGGAACGCTACGAGGAACTCGCGACGGAGATCCGAGACGCGGTCGAAGAGTGA
- a CDS encoding DUF7123 family protein: MVELSEEEQRILAYLREQVASGDSYFRAKNIAESIGLSAKQVGVRLPNLSEKADEVDIEKWGRARSTTWRVTRS, translated from the coding sequence ATGGTCGAATTGAGCGAGGAGGAACAGCGTATCCTGGCGTACCTGCGCGAGCAGGTCGCCAGCGGTGACAGTTACTTCCGGGCGAAGAACATCGCCGAAAGCATCGGTCTCTCGGCCAAGCAGGTCGGCGTTCGGCTTCCAAACCTCTCGGAGAAGGCCGACGAGGTCGACATCGAGAAGTGGGGGCGGGCCCGCTCGACGACCTGGCGAGTCACCCGGAGCTAA
- a CDS encoding DUF7838 family putative zinc beta-ribbon protein, whose protein sequence is MGASLAGVQTLTTLPGLYYTMSDTAERYCPNCRETREFVRTARTRMNLGTKVKWRCPECGFRIVNIENAVDTGVSA, encoded by the coding sequence ATGGGAGCGAGTCTGGCTGGTGTCCAAACATTGACCACACTTCCTGGCCTATATTATACCATGTCTGACACTGCCGAGCGATATTGCCCGAATTGCCGGGAGACTCGCGAATTCGTCCGGACCGCACGAACGCGGATGAATCTCGGCACCAAAGTCAAGTGGCGCTGCCCGGAGTGTGGGTTTCGTATTGTCAATATCGAGAACGCCGTCGATACTGGGGTATCGGCCTGA
- a CDS encoding geranylgeranyl reductase family protein, whose product MRDVIVVGAGPAGSRYARQAAGDGLDVLVFEQGEIGEPLACSGHVSTDVLEYVPPEDRESLRQNEIYGARFHLGGPDSRAYPFYKDEVVSQVIDRVGLDKTLARAASEAGADVRDGHTVTDVEEREDCVVVTVSGPDGVQTHRARMVAGCDGPQSRVRDAVSLPEPEELLHGVLGFDDGPEDSDFVDVHLTVPRFFAWRIPRGEAGVEYGLAVPPGESASDRFDSFTDAYGVETDRRCSGLIPIGPPESVTSERAFLIGDAAAQTKPFTGGGIRYGMTAADHAAREIDPTDPATLTDYERAWRQDIGREIKLGAVVRRGYSLPEPLQGAGLGLFAGEIGVHMDEPSTLFSRAQLRALFSR is encoded by the coding sequence ATGCGTGACGTCATCGTGGTCGGAGCCGGGCCCGCCGGGAGTCGCTACGCCCGCCAGGCCGCAGGCGACGGCCTGGACGTCCTCGTCTTCGAGCAAGGCGAAATCGGCGAACCGCTGGCCTGCTCGGGCCACGTCAGCACTGACGTCCTGGAATACGTTCCGCCCGAGGACCGCGAATCGCTTCGCCAGAACGAGATCTACGGTGCCCGTTTTCACCTCGGTGGCCCGGACAGTCGAGCGTACCCGTTCTACAAGGACGAGGTCGTCTCGCAGGTCATCGACCGCGTCGGTTTGGACAAAACGCTCGCTCGTGCCGCGAGTGAAGCCGGCGCTGACGTCCGGGACGGCCACACTGTCACTGACGTCGAGGAACGCGAGGACTGCGTCGTGGTGACCGTCTCCGGCCCGGACGGCGTCCAGACCCACCGCGCTCGCATGGTCGCAGGTTGTGACGGTCCACAGTCACGGGTTCGAGACGCCGTCTCGCTGCCCGAACCCGAGGAACTCCTCCACGGTGTCCTCGGATTCGATGACGGGCCGGAGGACAGCGACTTCGTCGACGTCCACCTCACCGTCCCGCGCTTTTTCGCCTGGCGGATCCCTCGCGGCGAGGCCGGCGTCGAGTACGGGCTGGCCGTCCCACCGGGCGAGTCCGCGAGCGACCGCTTCGACTCGTTTACAGACGCCTACGGTGTCGAGACGGATCGCCGGTGTTCGGGACTGATTCCGATCGGCCCGCCGGAATCGGTCACGAGCGAGCGGGCGTTTCTGATCGGGGACGCGGCCGCCCAGACCAAGCCCTTCACCGGCGGCGGCATCCGTTACGGGATGACGGCGGCCGATCACGCCGCCCGCGAGATCGATCCGACCGACCCCGCAACCCTCACCGACTACGAGCGTGCCTGGCGGCAGGACATTGGCCGGGAGATCAAACTCGGAGCAGTCGTCCGCCGCGGGTATTCGCTGCCGGAGCCGCTCCAGGGCGCGGGCCTTGGTC
- a CDS encoding AAA family ATPase produces the protein MVDDGVSVTVKGAKKRDAGRGIARLPESVRNRLGVLSGDPVRIEGDRETVAKVWPEDGNGEYVRIDADTRSNADVTVGSDVTLRRASLRDAEAVDLRPIDGTVQGSAESTIEDRLGNTPVGPGDRVTVPEIGTFHVEDTDPDGTVRVVGGTTIAVGQPMDDPESGDDGADASTDEGEPGSITYEDIGGLDDELDRVREMIELPLSDPDVFDRLGIDPPKGVLLYGPPGTGKTLIARAVANEVDAYFESISGPEIVSKYKGESEQQLREAFERAESEAPSILFVDEIDSIAGARDEDSDMENRVVAQLLTLLDGLESRGQVIVIGATNRVDAVDPALRRGGRFDREIEVGVPDREGREEILEVHTRGVPLADDVDLDRLAGRMHGFVGADVASVVTEAAMAALQRERDEPVVSRADFEQALAGVEPSAMRAYVAESPAVDFADVGGLDEVKDTLREAVEWPLEYGPLFEATDTEPPTGVLLYGPPGTGKTLLARALAGETDVNFIRVAGPELLDRYVGESEKAVRELFERARQTAPTIVFLDEIDAIAARRGEGHEVTERVVSQLLTELDAAGDDPNLVVVAATNRRDALDDALLRPGRLETHVEVPAPDRDARQAVLDVHTAAKPLGPNVDVEGIAAETEGFSGADLDAVVRAASMRAIRRVAADRDPAVANERTDEVTIQNEDFAAARDRIEPSLL, from the coding sequence ATGGTAGACGACGGGGTCTCGGTCACCGTCAAGGGGGCCAAAAAGCGCGATGCCGGTCGGGGAATCGCCCGCCTTCCGGAATCGGTCCGGAATCGACTCGGCGTCCTGAGCGGTGATCCGGTGCGCATCGAGGGCGACCGCGAGACGGTCGCGAAAGTCTGGCCGGAGGACGGCAATGGCGAGTACGTCCGAATCGACGCCGATACGCGTTCGAACGCCGACGTGACCGTCGGCTCGGACGTGACCCTCCGGCGTGCGAGTCTGCGTGACGCCGAAGCCGTCGACCTCAGGCCGATCGATGGGACGGTCCAGGGGAGCGCCGAATCGACGATCGAAGACCGACTGGGGAACACGCCGGTAGGCCCAGGCGATCGGGTTACCGTCCCCGAGATCGGGACCTTCCACGTCGAGGACACCGACCCGGATGGGACGGTTCGGGTGGTCGGAGGGACCACGATTGCCGTCGGACAGCCGATGGACGACCCGGAAAGCGGTGACGACGGGGCCGACGCATCGACCGACGAGGGCGAACCCGGTTCGATCACCTACGAGGACATCGGTGGGCTCGACGACGAGCTCGACCGGGTCCGGGAGATGATCGAACTGCCGCTGTCGGATCCCGACGTCTTCGACCGACTGGGTATCGACCCGCCGAAGGGCGTCCTGCTGTATGGCCCGCCGGGGACCGGCAAGACGCTGATCGCCCGCGCGGTCGCCAACGAGGTCGACGCGTACTTCGAGTCGATCTCCGGCCCGGAAATCGTCTCGAAGTACAAAGGCGAGAGCGAACAACAGCTCCGTGAGGCCTTCGAACGTGCCGAATCGGAGGCCCCGTCGATCCTGTTCGTCGACGAGATCGACTCCATCGCCGGCGCGCGCGACGAAGACAGCGACATGGAGAACCGCGTCGTCGCCCAGTTGCTGACGCTGCTCGACGGGTTGGAATCTCGCGGCCAGGTCATCGTCATCGGCGCGACCAACCGCGTCGACGCCGTCGACCCCGCGCTCCGGCGCGGCGGGCGCTTCGATCGCGAGATCGAAGTCGGCGTCCCCGATCGAGAGGGGCGCGAGGAGATCCTCGAGGTCCACACCCGCGGCGTGCCACTCGCGGACGACGTCGACCTCGATCGCCTCGCCGGCCGGATGCACGGCTTCGTCGGCGCGGACGTCGCCTCGGTCGTCACCGAAGCCGCGATGGCAGCGCTTCAGCGCGAACGCGACGAGCCGGTCGTCTCGCGTGCGGACTTCGAGCAGGCCCTCGCCGGCGTCGAACCCTCGGCGATGCGAGCCTACGTCGCCGAATCGCCGGCCGTCGATTTCGCGGACGTCGGCGGTCTCGACGAGGTCAAAGACACACTTCGGGAAGCCGTTGAGTGGCCGCTTGAGTACGGGCCGTTGTTCGAGGCGACCGACACGGAGCCACCGACAGGCGTCCTCCTCTATGGCCCACCGGGGACTGGCAAGACGCTGCTGGCACGCGCCCTCGCCGGCGAGACCGACGTCAACTTCATCCGGGTCGCCGGCCCCGAGTTGCTCGATCGGTACGTCGGCGAGAGCGAGAAAGCCGTCCGGGAACTCTTCGAGCGAGCCCGCCAGACCGCCCCGACTATCGTCTTCCTCGACGAGATAGACGCGATCGCGGCCCGGCGTGGCGAGGGCCACGAGGTCACCGAACGCGTCGTCTCACAACTGCTCACTGAACTCGACGCCGCCGGGGACGACCCGAACCTCGTCGTTGTGGCAGCCACGAACCGCCGGGACGCCCTCGACGACGCCCTCCTCCGGCCGGGCCGTCTGGAGACCCACGTCGAAGTCCCCGCACCCGACAGGGATGCTCGTCAGGCGGTTCTCGACGTGCACACGGCAGCCAAGCCACTGGGGCCGAACGTCGATGTCGAGGGCATCGCAGCCGAGACCGAGGGGTTCTCCGGAGCGGACCTCGATGCCGTAGTCCGGGCCGCCTCGATGCGTGCGATCAGGCGCGTGGCCGCCGACCGGGATCCTGCTGTCGCTAACGAACGGACCGACGAGGTGACGATCCAGAACGAGGACTTCGCGGCCGCTCGCGATCGAATCGAGCCGTCGCTGTTGTGA
- a CDS encoding DUF5796 family protein, producing the protein MSIREDVPPDTVGVELTEEGVVVEYVDGRETLYHGVPHRQEGSVRTMPGKQVHVLVTAASETEGVLVYVNDRITEANILESTGVGRVVLEPGEETTVFPGVRARNETQRIVVDADFEAVDGRVFVFEENEMGERSFELVPETDDE; encoded by the coding sequence ATGAGCATTCGGGAAGACGTCCCGCCGGACACCGTCGGCGTCGAGTTGACCGAGGAGGGTGTCGTCGTCGAGTATGTCGACGGCCGGGAGACGCTCTATCACGGTGTCCCGCATCGCCAGGAAGGATCGGTTCGGACGATGCCCGGCAAACAGGTCCACGTCCTCGTGACGGCCGCAAGCGAAACTGAAGGTGTGCTCGTGTACGTCAACGACCGCATCACCGAGGCCAACATCCTCGAATCGACGGGTGTCGGACGGGTCGTCCTCGAACCAGGCGAGGAGACCACCGTCTTCCCCGGCGTTCGAGCCCGCAACGAGACACAGCGTATCGTCGTGGATGCGGACTTCGAGGCGGTCGACGGCCGGGTGTTCGTCTTCGAAGAGAACGAGATGGGCGAACGATCCTTCGAACTCGTTCCCGAGACTGACGACGAATGA
- a CDS encoding galactokinase gives MRSLEGDYTVVSPGRVNLIGGHTDYTHGHVMPLATDLHTRLEATPSDDVAVSSNAVETSYSFPTDDLEPADDWVDYVKGSYAVLQEEGHDPGGFHGEFTTTLPVGSGLSSSASLELAVMAFLNEAYDLGLSRKRMAVLSQRVENDYVGVSCGIMDQFAVALGQAGHALAIDTETPGFEPVPFPDGVEILVFHTGVSRELVDSAYNQRRETVERALEKLGVESSKAVTADDLDGLPPLERERLGYLVRENARVQKAKTALEAGDIETFGDVLLDAHRDIADHYEASSGELDFVVEAAVDAGADGARLTGAGWGGAAIAVVDSDEADSIATSVEAAYREQFPEHEPHHYRVEASDGVRVTRNG, from the coding sequence ATGAGATCGCTCGAGGGAGACTATACGGTCGTTTCTCCTGGCCGCGTCAATCTGATCGGTGGACACACCGACTACACGCACGGGCACGTCATGCCGCTGGCGACAGATCTCCACACTCGTCTCGAAGCGACTCCGAGCGATGACGTTGCGGTATCCTCGAACGCCGTCGAAACCAGCTATTCGTTCCCGACGGACGACCTGGAACCCGCCGACGACTGGGTGGACTACGTCAAAGGTAGTTATGCCGTCTTACAGGAGGAAGGACACGATCCCGGCGGCTTTCACGGCGAGTTCACAACGACACTGCCAGTTGGATCAGGGTTGAGCTCCTCGGCCAGTCTGGAACTGGCCGTCATGGCGTTTTTGAACGAGGCATACGACCTCGGCCTCTCTCGGAAACGAATGGCGGTGTTGAGCCAGCGCGTCGAGAACGACTACGTCGGTGTCTCCTGTGGCATCATGGACCAGTTTGCCGTGGCACTCGGCCAGGCGGGCCACGCACTCGCGATCGACACCGAAACACCCGGATTCGAGCCCGTTCCGTTTCCGGATGGCGTCGAGATCCTCGTCTTTCACACTGGCGTCTCCCGAGAACTGGTCGATTCCGCGTACAACCAGCGTCGCGAGACCGTCGAGCGTGCGCTCGAAAAGCTTGGTGTCGAATCTTCGAAAGCCGTGACTGCGGACGATCTTGACGGACTGCCTCCACTCGAGCGCGAGCGACTCGGCTACCTCGTCCGGGAGAACGCTCGCGTCCAAAAAGCGAAGACGGCACTCGAAGCCGGCGATATCGAGACGTTCGGGGACGTTCTCCTGGATGCACACCGGGATATCGCCGACCACTACGAGGCCAGCTCTGGAGAACTCGATTTCGTCGTCGAGGCGGCTGTCGATGCCGGGGCCGACGGCGCTCGACTGACTGGCGCTGGCTGGGGTGGGGCAGCGATTGCGGTCGTCGACAGTGACGAAGCCGACTCGATCGCCACGTCGGTCGAGGCAGCGTATCGAGAACAGTTTCCAGAACACGAGCCTCACCACTACCGCGTCGAAGCATCCGACGGGGTGCGCGTGACGCGGAACGGCTGA
- a CDS encoding NAD-dependent epimerase/dehydratase family protein: MELTDRRIVLTGGAGLIGSALAKRLTPDNDVVVVDDLSNGIRETVPEEATFIRGDLTDEAIVAEAITGDVDLVFHLAADKYVNADAPREQFEANGEMTYNILERMDDVDVESIAFTSSSTVYGEAPRPTPEDYAPLEPISEYGAAKLSEESLLSVYAHSHDFTVWNFRFANIVGPRFGAGVVPDFIYKLSEDPETLTIRGDGRQEKSYMRLADCIDAMCYVVEHADDAVNTYNLGTRTTTSVNRIADIVSDEMGVDPDYEYTGGDRGWTGDVPKMRLSIEKLAALGWEPSVSSDEAVRQGARELLDDPENEPHLG, from the coding sequence ATGGAACTGACTGACAGGCGAATCGTACTTACTGGTGGCGCAGGACTGATCGGGTCAGCCCTCGCCAAGCGACTCACACCTGACAACGACGTGGTCGTCGTCGACGACCTCTCGAACGGGATCCGAGAGACAGTCCCCGAAGAGGCGACGTTCATACGGGGCGACCTCACGGACGAGGCGATCGTCGCCGAAGCGATCACTGGCGACGTCGACCTGGTCTTTCATCTTGCAGCGGACAAGTACGTCAACGCCGACGCACCGCGCGAGCAGTTCGAGGCCAACGGCGAGATGACCTACAACATTCTCGAACGCATGGACGACGTCGACGTCGAGTCGATTGCGTTCACGTCGTCCTCGACGGTCTACGGCGAAGCCCCGCGACCGACGCCCGAGGATTACGCCCCACTCGAACCGATCAGCGAGTACGGCGCGGCGAAGCTCTCCGAGGAGAGCCTGCTGTCGGTGTACGCACATAGCCACGATTTCACGGTCTGGAATTTCCGGTTCGCCAACATCGTCGGGCCACGCTTCGGCGCGGGCGTCGTCCCGGACTTCATCTATAAGCTCTCTGAAGATCCGGAGACGCTGACGATCCGCGGGGACGGTCGTCAGGAGAAATCATACATGCGCCTCGCGGACTGTATCGACGCGATGTGCTACGTCGTCGAACACGCCGACGACGCGGTAAACACGTACAATCTCGGGACGCGAACGACGACCTCGGTCAACCGGATCGCCGACATCGTCAGCGACGAGATGGGCGTCGATCCTGACTACGAGTACACTGGCGGCGACCGGGGCTGGACCGGCGACGTCCCCAAGATGCGTCTCTCGATCGAGAAACTCGCTGCGCTGGGCTGGGAACCATCCGTCTCGAGTGACGAAGCTGTCCGCCAGGGTGCCCGCGAACTGCTCGACGACCCCGAGAACGAACCCCACCTCGGGTAA
- a CDS encoding DUF7128 family protein codes for MVTETERDGLIWYQCEVCGMLFDDREDAGKHEDNCDAEDPSYIQ; via the coding sequence ATGGTTACCGAGACCGAGCGCGACGGGCTGATCTGGTATCAGTGTGAGGTCTGCGGGATGCTCTTCGACGATCGCGAGGACGCAGGCAAGCACGAGGACAACTGCGACGCCGAGGACCCCTCCTACATTCAGTGA
- a CDS encoding DUF7553 family protein, translated as MNKHFEDARYYLKRAGETAKKGVEAELEPVRERFTELTGEEEPEPEPNRLEKIRADLKEVQENAEGEAKEAIKDAREKIDDYRAE; from the coding sequence ATGAACAAGCACTTCGAAGACGCACGGTACTACCTCAAGCGCGCCGGCGAGACAGCAAAGAAGGGTGTCGAAGCGGAACTCGAGCCCGTCCGGGAGCGATTCACGGAGCTCACCGGTGAAGAGGAGCCGGAACCGGAGCCAAATCGCCTGGAGAAGATCCGGGCGGACTTAAAAGAGGTTCAGGAAAACGCGGAGGGCGAGGCCAAGGAGGCCATCAAAGACGCCCGGGAGAAGATCGACGACTACCGGGCGGAGTGA